In Cervus elaphus chromosome 24, mCerEla1.1, whole genome shotgun sequence, a single genomic region encodes these proteins:
- the LOC122682635 gene encoding outer mitochondrial transmembrane helix translocase-like, whose product MVHAETFSRPLSRNEVVGLIFRLTIFGAVTYFTIKWMVDAIDPTRKQKVEAQKQAEKLMKQIGVKNVKLSEYEMSIAAHLVDPLNMHVTWSDIAGLDDVIIDLKDTVILPIKKKHLFENSRLLQPPKGVLLYGPPGCGKTLIAKATAKEAGCRFINLQPSTLMDKWYGESQKLAAAVFSLAIKLQPSIIFIDKIDSFLRNRSSSDHEATAMMKAQFMSLWDGLDTDHSCQVIVMGATNRPQDLDSAIMRRMPTRFHINQPALKQREAILKLILKNENVDRHVDLLEVAQETDGFSGSDLKEMCRDAALLCVREYVNSTSEESHDEDEIRPVQQQDLHRAIEKMKKSKDAAFQNVLTHVCLD is encoded by the coding sequence ATGGTACATGCTGAAACCTTTTCTCGTCCCTTGAGTCGGAATGAAGTTGTTGGTTTAATTTTCCGTTTGACAATATTTGGTGCAGTAACATACTTTACAATTAAATGGATGGTAGATGCAATTGATCCAACCAGAAAGCAAAAGGTAGAAGCCCAGAAACAggcagaaaaattaatgaaacaaattggtgtgaaaaatgtgaagcttTCAGAATATGAAATGAGTATTGCTGCTCATCTAGTAGACCCTCTTAACATGCATGTTACTTGGAGTGATATAGCAGGTTTGGATGATGTCATTATAGATCTGAAAGACACAGTCATCTTACCTATCAAAAAGAAGCATTTGTTTGAAAATTCCAGGCTTCTACAGCCTCCAAAGGGTGTGCTTCTCTACGGGCCTCCAGGCTGTGGTAAAACGTTGATTGCCAAGGCCACAGCCAAAGAAGCAGGTTGTCGATTTATCAACCTTCAGCCTTCAACACTGATGGATAAGTGGTATGGAGAGTCTCAGAAACTGGCTGCTGCTGTTTTCTCCCTTGCCATAAAGCTACAGCCGTCCATCATCTTTATAGATAAGATAGACTCCTTTCTACGAAACCGTTCCAGTTCTGACCATGAAGCTACAGCCATGATGAAAGCTCAGTTTATGAGTCTCTGGGATGGATTGGATACTGATCATAGCTGCCAGGTCATAGTGATGGGAGCTACTAATCGTCCTCAAGATTTGGACTCAGCTATAATGAGGAGAATGCCCACGAGATTCCATATCAACCAGCCTGCTctgaaacaaagagaagcaatCCTGAAACTcatcttgaaaaatgaaaatgtggataGGCATGTGGACCTGCTAGAAGTTGCCCAGGAAACTGATGGGTTTTCAGGCAGTGACCTAAAAGAAATGTGTCGAGATGCTGCCCTCCTCTGTGTCAGAGAATATGTTAATTCTACATCGGAAGAAAGCCATGATGAAGATGAAATTCGACCTGTGCAACAACAGGACCTGCATCGGGCAATTGAAAAGATGAAGAAGTCAAAGGATGCAGCATTTCAGAATGTTTTAACACACGTTTGTTTAGATTAA